CGCCAGTCCGGGAACGTGCCCTGCGCGGTGGCCTGCTCCACCGGGCCGCCTTCGGGCAGCACGCGGGAGATGCCCGAGATGCTGTCACCCGCGCGGCGCACATACAGGAGCGAGTCACCCGGCTCCCACTCCAGGTAGAGGAAGCCCTCGGTGCTGCCCGTGGTGCCGTTGGCGAGCACCGTGGGCGCCGCGGCGGCGAGCGGAATGTCGCGCACCACCAGCTCACCGGCGAGGTTGCCCTCCGAGGTGCCCGTCTCGGTGGCACCCTGGACGAACGCGATGCGCGAACCCATCGGGTTCCAGCGGGGGTAGCGGCTGTTCACCGCGGCATCCGACAGGCGCGTGGGCTCTGGCTCGTCGAAGCGCGTCACCACGGCCGCCATCGCGTCGCTGTCGTCCATGGCCGTGAAGGCCACGTGCAGCGATTGACACGTCATCGCCTCGGCCATCATCTCACAGCGCAAGCCCGCGGCGCAGTCCGCCGAGCTGGTGCAGGCATCACCCTTGGCGCCCGTGCCGATGACCACCGTGCCGGCGTCGGAGCCCGCGTCGGGCTCGGTGCCCGCGTCAGGCTCGGTGCCCGCGTCCTCTTCCATACCGGCGTCTTCCTCCGTGCCCGCGTCCTCCTCCATTCCGGCATCCTCCTCGGGCGGCGGCTGGGAGTTGCGCAGCTCGCACTTGCCCAAGCGACACGTCCACTCCTGACCCGCGGGAGCCTCACCATTCTCGCGGCGGCAGTCGAATTGATCGACACACTCGTCACCGCACCCCGTCGACAGCACCAACAATGCGCCGCACAGCGCGCTGACAACGACACGCATGGTCATAGAGACCCTCCGAAGAACCTCAGAAGGCGCGTATACCGTCAGGCTTTCCAGACGTGCTTACCCTGTGGTCCAGGTCCGCGCTGCGTGTTCCTGATTGAACGCCCCAAGAGAGGAGCCTGCTCAATGATAGACACCCACTGCCACTTGGATGCGACGCGGTTCGACCCCGACCGGAACGAAGTCCTCTCACGCGCGTGGGCCGCGGGACTCCACGGCATCGTGATTCCTGGCGTCGGACCGCATGACTGGGAGCCCTTGTTGGAGATGTCCCGTCAGGAGCCACGCCTCCAGGTGGGCCTGGGCATCCACCCCCAACTGCTGCCCGACATGCCGCCTGAAGAGGACGACGCGGTGATGGAGCACCTGGATGCGTTGCTTTCACGAGGCGGCGCGGCGGCGGTGGGTGAGTGCGGGTTGGATGGCCCCAGCCTCCCGGGGGCCCCGCTGGAGCGGCAGGTGTCGGTGCTGAAGCGGCACCTCGCGCTGGCGCGAAAGCACGGCCTGCCCGTCCTGATGCACTGCCACCGGCTGCACCCGGCGCTCATCGACCTGCTCAAGGAGGAGCCCCTGCCTGAGGCCGGCCTGCTCATGCACAGCTACAGCGGCGGCGTGGAGCTGGCGCGCTTCTATCTCCAGAAGGGCTGCCACTTCTCCTTCGCGGGCCCCGTCACCTGGGCGGAGGCCCGCAAGCCGCTGGACGCGCTGAGGGCCATCCCCCTGGAGCGGCTGATGGCGGAGACGGACGCCCCGGACCAGGCGCCCACCCCCCACCGGGGGACCCGCTCCGAGCCGGGGTACCTTCCCCACATCATTGAAGGCATGGCCCGGGTCCGGGGGGAGCCCGTCGAGGAGGTCGCCCGGCAAACGACCGAGAATGCCCGCCGCTTCTTCCGGGAAGCTTTCCCCGCGCCTTCGCGGTAGGCGAGCGGTCGCGTTATAGAGGACCGCCATGAACCCGCAGCCGCTCCCCGCCCCCGCTTCCCAGAGTGAGACGCCCCCCGTCGCCCCCGACTCGCTCGCCCGTCCCTTCAAGCTTTCCCGCCGCTTCGACCGGACCGGCCGCCTGCTGGGCGACTCCGCGATGGAGCGACTGGCCAACGCGCGCGTGGTGGTGTTCGGCCTGGGTGGCGTGGGCAGCTTCGCGGCCGAGGGCCTGGTGCGCAGCGGCATTGGCCACCTGACGCTGGTGGACCATGACGACGTGTGCGTCACCAACACCAACCGCCAGCTCCACGCGACGGTGAAGGCCGTGGGCAAGCCCAAGGCGGAGCTGATGGGGCAGCGCTGCCAGGAAATCAATCCGGCGGCGAAGGTGGAGGCAGTGCGTGAGTTCTACCGCGCGGACGTGGCCGAGCAGATGCTCCAGGCCGGCCAGTACGACTTCGTGGTGGACGCCATCGACAACGTGAAGGCGAAGCTGCACCTGCTCCACCGCTGCGTGACGCTGGGCATTCCGGTGGTCAGCTCCATGGGCGCCGCGGGCCGGCTGGACCCCACCGCCATCCGCGTGGAGGACCTGTCCGAGACGCACATGGACCCCTTCGCCAAGGACATCCGCAAGCTGCTCAAGCGCAAGTACGCGGTGGAGACGGACAAGCACACGGGCATCACCGCCGTGTACTCCATTGAAGCGCGGCGCCTGCCGGTGACGCTCCAGTACGACGACGCCACCGACGGCTTCCTCTGCGTGTGCCCGAATGACAACGAGTTCCACACCTGCGACCACCGCACGCAGATTGACGGCAGCGTGGCCTTCGTCACGTCCTGCTTCGGGATGAACGCGGCGGGCGTGGTGGTGCGGCGGCTCGCGTCGGCCCGCTAGGCCCCGCGCGTCACGCCACCTGCTGCGGCCGAAGCGCTTCGGCCGCGGCGCCCTCGCGTCCGCAGGGACGGCGGAAGACACACCGCGCGCAGGACGTCAGCGTCTCCGTGGGCGGAAAGGCGGACGCGTCCAGTGGCGTGTTCGTGGCCGGGTCCTTCAGCAGCGAGCGCATCTTCGCCACGCTCTGCTCGAAGTACTGACGGAAGGAGGCCATGGCCTCCGGATTCACGGTGACTTCCTGCTCCTTGCCCTCGTTGAGGTACACGAGCGAGGCGCGCACCTTCTCCACCGGGAAGCGGTAGCGCTGCGCCACGTAGAGCGCGTAGCCGAGCACCTGCTCGTCGTACCCTTCGCGCGACTTGCCCGTCTTCCAGTCCACCACCACCGGCGTGCCGTCCGCGTCCACGAAGGCGAAGTCGGGAATCGCGAAGACCTTGAGGCCGTCCAGGGTGAAGTGGGCGAAGTCGAAGCCCGCGTCGACCTCCAGCCACTGCTCGGGCTTGAGGCTCAGAGCCAGGTCCTTCCAGCGCGAGGAGAAGAACCAGGACAGCGCGGAGCGCACCGTCTCCCAGTTCTGCTTCCACGCCTCGTCCGGCACGGGCTCCGCGTACTCGTGCTCCACCAGGCCGGTGAACTGCTTGCGGTACTTCTGCGACCAGTAGTTCTTCGAGCGCGAGTGCCGGAAGTCGTCCTGCATCAACTTGCGCGTGCGCGCCTCCACCGCCGCCGGGTCCACCTTGCGGCCGGCGCGCCAGTCGAGCAACACGTCCTTGATGCTCTCGTGCACCACGCTGCCGGCCCACGTGTAGCGGTTGCCCAGCTTCTTCAGCACGTACAGTTCGCGCACGTCCTTGGGCGCGTCCACCTCCCAGCCGCCCCAGGAGCGGTAGTAGTAGAGGTAGTACGCACGAAGGCACTCGGAGAACTTCTCGTGGCGGCTCTTGGACCAGGAGAAGTCATTGCTGAGAGGGGGGCGCCGCATGAAGGCGCGCATCCTAGGCGTTCGCCCGCTCCACCAGAAGGGGAACGGGCGAGGAAACAGGCCCCCGCTGGTCGTTGAAAGACAATCCCGTCAAGCAACCGAGAAGGTATGGTGCGCGCCGGCATGAAAACCCAACCCTTCAAGGGCCGGGTGGTCCTCATCACGGGGGCTTCCGGAGGCATTGGCAGGGCGGCGGCGAAGGCCTACGCGGCGGCGGGCGCGGATGTCGTCCTGGCCGCCCGGCGTCAGACGGAGCTCGAGGACGCGGCCCGTGAAGTGTCGTCACTGGGCGTGAGGGCACTGCCCGTGCGGTGCGACGTGACGGTGGGCGACGACGTGGCGCGGCTGGTGGCGGAGGTCGATGCCGCATTCGGTGGGCTGGACGTGCTCGTCAACAACGCGGGCCGGGGAACGTACGGACCGCTGGAGGCCATGAGCGAGGCGCAGCTTCGACAGGTGTTCGAGCTGAACGTCGTCAGCCTGTGGCGGATGACGCAGGCGGCCCTGCCCCTGCTGCGCAAGCGGCGTGGCGCGCAGGTGGTCAATGTCAGCTCGGTGCTGGGCTACCGAGGGCTTCCGTTGCTTGGGGCCTATTGCGCATCCAAGGCCGCGGTGAATGTGATGACGGAGTCGCTTCGCGCGGAGCTCGCCTCGGAGGGCATCCGGGTGCTGCTCGTGTCGCCCGGCTTCACCGAGAGCGACTTCCGTGAGAACCGCCTCAACGCGGAGGGCTGGAAGCAGGACGCCATTCCGTTGAAGGCCATGTCCGCCGAGGAGGTCGCCGACGCCATGGTCCGCGCGAGCCGGCGGGGGCACCGGGATACGGTGCTCACGCTGTCTGGCCGCGCGATGGTGCTCGCGAACCGGTGGGCCCCTGCCCTGTTCGACCGTGTCGCCCGCCGCATGGCGGCTGAAATGAAGAAGAAGCGTTCATGACCTCCCGCAGTCCCCGCGTGAAGACGTCCCCAGATGCTGCTGACGCCGCGCCGATGTCGAAGCGCCGAGGCCGGCCGCCTCGGGAAGCAGCGAACGCGGCGCCGCCATCCGACGACGCCGTGGCAAGGAAGCCCCGCGCGAAGCGTACCGCCGCTGATGACGCGCCAGCGGACATGAGCGGCTCGCCGACCGAAGTCCCTGCACGGAAGCCCCGCGCGAAGCGCACCACCGAGGGTGACG
This genomic window from Myxococcus hansupus contains:
- a CDS encoding TolB family protein, producing the protein MRVVVSALCGALLVLSTGCGDECVDQFDCRRENGEAPAGQEWTCRLGKCELRNSQPPPEEDAGMEEDAGTEEDAGMEEDAGTEPDAGTEPDAGSDAGTVVIGTGAKGDACTSSADCAAGLRCEMMAEAMTCQSLHVAFTAMDDSDAMAAVVTRFDEPEPTRLSDAAVNSRYPRWNPMGSRIAFVQGATETGTSEGNLAGELVVRDIPLAAAAPTVLANGTTGSTEGFLYLEWEPGDSLLYVRRAGDSISGISRVLPEGGPVEQATAQGTFPDWRNGNTFAFSTSSVGLSTTTVGGTPAPLALAGPTAEQPHYNRVNDQLLFLRPDETRPVGLNAALYIVPVGGAAVQTIAEATSVPGEEGSVDSYIANPNWAPDGSWVAYVRAYFFNPTTGEPVLCGAGTSPCAGDPGNIIFLRRINPADGAPMEAEVSFAEGATLPSFSPDGHHVAYVQGGQLYVQQIDPVAGTKVGDPIVHPVGDYTLQTSRGDDHRPRWQPR
- a CDS encoding TatD family hydrolase, whose product is MIDTHCHLDATRFDPDRNEVLSRAWAAGLHGIVIPGVGPHDWEPLLEMSRQEPRLQVGLGIHPQLLPDMPPEEDDAVMEHLDALLSRGGAAAVGECGLDGPSLPGAPLERQVSVLKRHLALARKHGLPVLMHCHRLHPALIDLLKEEPLPEAGLLMHSYSGGVELARFYLQKGCHFSFAGPVTWAEARKPLDALRAIPLERLMAETDAPDQAPTPHRGTRSEPGYLPHIIEGMARVRGEPVEEVARQTTENARRFFREAFPAPSR
- a CDS encoding tRNA threonylcarbamoyladenosine dehydratase: MNPQPLPAPASQSETPPVAPDSLARPFKLSRRFDRTGRLLGDSAMERLANARVVVFGLGGVGSFAAEGLVRSGIGHLTLVDHDDVCVTNTNRQLHATVKAVGKPKAELMGQRCQEINPAAKVEAVREFYRADVAEQMLQAGQYDFVVDAIDNVKAKLHLLHRCVTLGIPVVSSMGAAGRLDPTAIRVEDLSETHMDPFAKDIRKLLKRKYAVETDKHTGITAVYSIEARRLPVTLQYDDATDGFLCVCPNDNEFHTCDHRTQIDGSVAFVTSCFGMNAAGVVVRRLASAR
- a CDS encoding PD-(D/E)XK nuclease family protein, yielding MRAFMRRPPLSNDFSWSKSRHEKFSECLRAYYLYYYRSWGGWEVDAPKDVRELYVLKKLGNRYTWAGSVVHESIKDVLLDWRAGRKVDPAAVEARTRKLMQDDFRHSRSKNYWSQKYRKQFTGLVEHEYAEPVPDEAWKQNWETVRSALSWFFSSRWKDLALSLKPEQWLEVDAGFDFAHFTLDGLKVFAIPDFAFVDADGTPVVVDWKTGKSREGYDEQVLGYALYVAQRYRFPVEKVRASLVYLNEGKEQEVTVNPEAMASFRQYFEQSVAKMRSLLKDPATNTPLDASAFPPTETLTSCARCVFRRPCGREGAAAEALRPQQVA
- a CDS encoding SDR family oxidoreductase, producing MVRAGMKTQPFKGRVVLITGASGGIGRAAAKAYAAAGADVVLAARRQTELEDAAREVSSLGVRALPVRCDVTVGDDVARLVAEVDAAFGGLDVLVNNAGRGTYGPLEAMSEAQLRQVFELNVVSLWRMTQAALPLLRKRRGAQVVNVSSVLGYRGLPLLGAYCASKAAVNVMTESLRAELASEGIRVLLVSPGFTESDFRENRLNAEGWKQDAIPLKAMSAEEVADAMVRASRRGHRDTVLTLSGRAMVLANRWAPALFDRVARRMAAEMKKKRS